In Clostridium sporogenes, one genomic interval encodes:
- the dapB gene encoding 4-hydroxy-tetrahydrodipicolinate reductase, with product MVRVVLNGSNGKMGKVICNLAENYSNLKIVAGIDKGEATSSFPVFTDINKCNIEADVILDFSRPDALNGLLNFATSKNMPIIICTTGFSEEQIKLIEETSKKIPVFRSANMSIGINIVNNILKNISAFMYKNFDIEIIEKHHNQKVDAPSGTAILLGDTIRDSIKDDTKYTYGREGSSKRTHDEIGMHAIRGGTIVGEHDVIFAGAGETIEIKHTALSREVFAVGALNACLFMSGKKAGLYNMDNVIQASL from the coding sequence ATGGTAAGAGTTGTATTAAATGGTTCTAATGGGAAAATGGGCAAAGTTATATGTAATTTAGCAGAAAATTATTCTAATTTAAAAATTGTGGCAGGCATAGATAAAGGTGAAGCAACTTCTTCTTTCCCCGTTTTTACTGATATAAATAAATGTAATATAGAAGCTGATGTTATACTAGATTTTTCAAGACCTGACGCATTAAATGGTTTGCTAAACTTTGCCACTTCAAAAAATATGCCTATAATAATATGCACTACAGGCTTTTCTGAGGAACAAATAAAACTTATAGAAGAAACTTCAAAAAAAATACCTGTTTTCAGATCTGCTAATATGTCTATAGGTATTAATATAGTCAACAATATATTAAAGAACATAAGTGCTTTTATGTATAAAAACTTTGATATAGAAATAATAGAGAAACATCATAACCAAAAAGTAGATGCTCCAAGTGGAACTGCTATTCTTCTAGGAGATACTATAAGAGATTCCATAAAAGATGATACTAAATATACTTATGGAAGAGAAGGTAGTTCAAAGAGAACTCATGATGAAATAGGTATGCATGCTATAAGAGGTGGCACTATAGTAGGTGAACATGATGTTATATTTGCTGGAGCTGGAGAAACTATAGAAATCAAACATACAGCTTTATCTAGAGAAGTATTTGCTGTGGGCGCATTAAACGCTTGTTTATTTATGAGTGGAAAAAAAGCTGGATTATACAACATGGATAACGTAATACAAGCATCTCTATAA
- the dapA gene encoding 4-hydroxy-tetrahydrodipicolinate synthase, producing the protein MSIFKGSGVAIITPFTETGVDFDKLSELIEWHIKSKTDAIIVCGTTGEATTMTETERKETIKFVVDKVNKRIPVIAGTGSNNTAVSIAMSKWAESIGVDGLLVITPYYNKTTQKGLVKHFRAVSDAVNTPIIIYNVPGRTGLNIGPSTLKELCEDKNIVAVKEASGNISQIAQIKALCGDKLDIYSGNDDQIIPILALGGIGVISVLANVIPEDVHNMCELYLNGKANEALKIQLDSLALTNALFIETNPIPVKTAMNLMNMKVGDLRLPLCEMNENNLEVLKKELKAYNLM; encoded by the coding sequence ATGAGTATTTTCAAAGGTTCTGGAGTAGCTATAATAACTCCTTTTACTGAAACAGGAGTAGATTTTGACAAGCTTTCTGAACTAATAGAATGGCATATAAAATCCAAAACTGATGCTATAATAGTTTGCGGAACTACTGGTGAAGCAACTACTATGACTGAAACTGAAAGAAAAGAAACTATAAAGTTTGTGGTAGATAAAGTAAATAAAAGAATTCCTGTTATAGCAGGTACAGGTAGTAATAATACTGCCGTTTCCATAGCTATGAGTAAATGGGCTGAAAGTATAGGAGTAGATGGACTATTAGTAATAACTCCATATTATAATAAAACAACACAAAAAGGATTGGTTAAACATTTTAGAGCCGTTTCTGATGCTGTTAATACTCCTATAATCATATATAACGTACCTGGAAGAACAGGACTTAATATAGGCCCTAGCACTTTAAAAGAGTTATGCGAAGATAAAAACATAGTAGCTGTAAAAGAAGCTAGTGGAAATATAAGTCAAATAGCTCAAATTAAAGCTTTATGTGGTGACAAATTAGATATATATTCTGGAAACGATGATCAAATAATTCCTATATTAGCTCTTGGAGGAATAGGTGTTATTTCTGTATTAGCTAATGTAATTCCAGAGGATGTTCATAATATGTGTGAATTATATTTAAATGGTAAGGCTAATGAAGCTTTAAAAATTCAATTAGATTCTTTAGCTCTTACTAATGCTTTATTTATAGAAACAAATCCTATACCAGTAAAAACAGCAATGAATCTTATGAACATGAAGGTAGGAGATCTAAGACTTCCTTTATGTGAAATGAATGAAAATAATTTAGAAGTATTAAAAAAAGAATTAAAAGCTTATAATTTAATGTAA
- a CDS encoding aspartate-semialdehyde dehydrogenase, whose amino-acid sequence MNYNVAVVGATGMVGRKFIEILESRNFPIENIYFFASKRSAGKTLKFKASEILVEELKEDNIKNKKIDFALFSAGGDISKEFAPVFVKYGATVIDNSSAWRMNPEVPLVVPEVNAEDIKWNNGIIANPNCSTIQALVALKPLHDKYKIKRIVYSTYQAVSGAGLSGFNDLKNGYAGESPKKFSYAIAGNILPHIDVFLENGYTKEEMKMIDETKKMLHDDTLKITATTARVPVFHGHSESINVELEKPFELEDIFEIYKNAEGIVLKDDVDNLVYPMPIDVAGHDEVYVGRIRRDFSLDNGLNLWVVADNIRKGAALNAIQIAEHIIKSK is encoded by the coding sequence ATGAATTACAATGTAGCAGTAGTAGGAGCTACTGGAATGGTAGGAAGAAAATTTATAGAGATTTTAGAGAGTAGAAACTTTCCTATAGAAAACATCTACTTTTTTGCTTCTAAAAGGTCTGCAGGTAAAACTTTAAAGTTTAAAGCTTCTGAAATATTGGTAGAGGAATTAAAAGAAGATAATATAAAAAATAAAAAAATAGATTTCGCATTATTTTCTGCTGGTGGAGATATAAGTAAAGAATTTGCACCTGTTTTTGTTAAATATGGTGCTACAGTAATTGACAACAGCAGTGCTTGGAGAATGAACCCGGAAGTTCCTTTAGTTGTTCCTGAAGTGAATGCTGAAGATATAAAATGGAATAACGGTATAATTGCAAATCCAAATTGTTCAACTATACAAGCTTTAGTGGCTTTAAAGCCTCTTCATGATAAATATAAGATTAAAAGAATTGTATATTCAACTTATCAAGCTGTATCCGGGGCTGGATTAAGTGGTTTTAATGATCTTAAAAATGGCTATGCAGGAGAATCACCAAAAAAATTCTCTTACGCTATTGCAGGAAACATATTGCCACATATAGATGTATTTTTAGAAAATGGATATACAAAAGAAGAAATGAAAATGATTGACGAAACTAAAAAAATGCTTCATGATGATACACTAAAAATAACAGCAACTACCGCTAGAGTACCTGTATTCCATGGGCATAGTGAAAGTATAAATGTAGAGCTTGAAAAACCTTTTGAATTAGAAGATATATTTGAAATTTATAAAAATGCTGAAGGCATAGTGCTTAAGGATGATGTGGATAATTTAGTTTATCCTATGCCTATTGATGTAGCTGGTCATGATGAAGTGTATGTAGGAAGAATAAGAAGAGATTTTAGTTTAGATAATGGCTTAAATTTATGGGTAGTAGCAGATAATATCAGAAAAGGTGCTGCACTTAACGCAATTCAAATAGCTGAGCATATAATAAAAAGTAAGTAA
- a CDS encoding peptide ABC transporter substrate-binding protein has protein sequence MKSKRLLAAVVSCIVLASVALAGCGGKENASGGKGADKEQYLNMILQEEPKSLDPAKSTDLYSSQVISEVYDGLTRLEVDEKGKDVVKPAGAEKWDVSEDGLKWTFHLRDYEWSDGKKVTAKDYEYGIKRNLDPKTASEYAYLLAPIKNANEYNAGKAKAEEVGVKALDDKTLEINLAGPCAYFLKITYFKLMMPQRQDIVEKYGEKFGTEASSMVFCGPFTIKEWVHANKMELVKNEKYWDAKSVKLNNVHMKIINNEAARMQELLNGGIDFSNVQKPEWKEKFKKADKFEVKKVIEPATNIEFFNEKVKLFSNAKVRKAFSLSINREEVSKTLFKNDFTPAYGFVPPSLQIGDKEFRKEVGEEPIKKLKEENQDPKKLLIEGLKELGMDPDPSKVTVDYLTGSTSDQQKEICEFFQEMYQKALGVKVNIEYVQWPVYMKRINNAEYEISGMAWTGDYDDPMTEFDLWMTGAKALPTNYSNTKYDELIKKAALLPEEKNEERMKLFKEAEEILLYEDAVIAPSVYRARNIYQRRYVKGIMVPQFGSLYDVKYAYTEGRE, from the coding sequence GTGAAAAGTAAAAGGTTATTAGCAGCTGTAGTATCTTGTATTGTTTTGGCTTCAGTAGCGCTGGCTGGCTGTGGAGGAAAGGAAAATGCATCTGGAGGTAAAGGTGCAGACAAAGAACAATATCTAAATATGATTTTGCAGGAAGAACCTAAAAGTTTAGACCCAGCTAAATCAACAGACTTGTATTCTTCACAGGTTATTTCTGAGGTTTATGATGGATTAACAAGATTGGAAGTAGATGAAAAAGGTAAAGATGTAGTTAAGCCAGCAGGAGCAGAAAAATGGGATGTATCTGAGGATGGATTAAAATGGACTTTCCATTTAAGAGATTATGAGTGGTCTGATGGAAAGAAAGTTACTGCAAAGGATTATGAATATGGTATAAAAAGAAACTTAGATCCTAAAACTGCATCAGAGTATGCTTACTTATTAGCTCCAATAAAAAATGCGAACGAATATAATGCAGGGAAAGCAAAAGCTGAAGAAGTTGGAGTAAAAGCTTTAGATGATAAAACTTTAGAAATAAATTTAGCTGGACCTTGTGCATATTTCTTAAAGATAACATATTTTAAATTAATGATGCCACAAAGACAGGATATAGTTGAAAAATATGGAGAAAAATTTGGCACAGAAGCTTCTAGTATGGTATTTTGTGGACCTTTTACCATAAAGGAATGGGTACATGCAAACAAAATGGAATTAGTTAAAAATGAAAAATATTGGGATGCTAAATCTGTCAAACTAAATAATGTTCATATGAAAATTATAAATAATGAAGCCGCTAGAATGCAAGAGCTTCTAAATGGAGGAATAGATTTCAGTAATGTTCAAAAGCCAGAGTGGAAAGAAAAGTTCAAAAAAGCTGATAAATTTGAAGTAAAAAAAGTTATTGAACCAGCAACGAATATTGAATTCTTTAATGAAAAGGTTAAATTGTTCAGTAATGCTAAAGTAAGAAAAGCTTTTTCTTTATCTATTAATAGAGAAGAGGTTTCAAAAACTTTATTTAAAAATGACTTTACACCAGCCTATGGATTTGTGCCACCTTCATTACAAATAGGAGATAAAGAATTTAGGAAAGAAGTAGGAGAAGAACCAATTAAGAAATTAAAAGAAGAAAATCAAGATCCAAAGAAACTTTTAATTGAAGGATTAAAAGAATTAGGAATGGATCCGGATCCAAGTAAAGTAACAGTAGATTATTTAACAGGCTCTACAAGTGATCAACAAAAAGAAATTTGCGAATTTTTTCAAGAGATGTATCAAAAAGCTTTAGGGGTTAAAGTAAATATAGAATATGTTCAATGGCCAGTATACATGAAGAGAATAAATAATGCGGAATATGAAATATCTGGTATGGCTTGGACAGGAGATTATGATGATCCTATGACAGAATTTGATTTGTGGATGACTGGGGCCAAAGCGCTTCCAACAAATTACTCAAATACAAAATATGATGAATTAATTAAAAAAGCTGCATTGTTACCAGAAGAAAAGAATGAAGAAAGAATGAAACTATTTAAAGAAGCTGAAGAAATATTGCTATATGAAGATGCTGTAATAGCACCATCAGTTTATAGAGCTAGAAATATTTACCAAAGAAGATATGTAAAGGGAATAATGGTTCCACAATTTGGTTCTTTATATGATGTTAAATATGCCTATACAGAAGGCAGAGAGTAA
- a CDS encoding ABC transporter permease yields MFKYILKRLGYMLLTLWIVITITFVLMHAIPGDPLASSAKRLPPQIRANYYAKYGLDKPLTTQYVVYMKNLLKGDLGDSLAFAGRSVNTVIKDGLPASARIGIQAVFLGFALGIILGVVAAFKRNKWPDYIVMFLALIGVSIPSFVFAALLQYMFTVKFMILPTTGWGGAKYTILPTIALSLSPLAIYARYMRNECLDVLGQDYILTAKAKGISKVSLVWKHIIRNAILPSITILGPQIASILTGSFVIESIYGIPGLGSSFVGAVNNMDYSMIMGLTVFMAALYIFSLLVVDILYGIIDPRIRITNSK; encoded by the coding sequence ATGTTTAAGTATATCTTAAAAAGATTAGGATATATGTTGCTTACTTTATGGATAGTAATAACCATAACTTTTGTACTAATGCATGCTATACCAGGAGATCCATTAGCATCTAGTGCTAAAAGATTACCACCACAAATAAGAGCTAATTATTATGCTAAATATGGACTAGATAAACCATTAACAACACAATATGTGGTTTATATGAAAAATTTATTAAAGGGTGATTTAGGAGATTCTTTAGCTTTTGCAGGAAGAAGTGTAAATACAGTTATAAAAGATGGATTGCCAGCATCAGCACGAATAGGTATTCAAGCAGTATTCTTAGGATTTGCATTAGGAATAATATTAGGGGTTGTGGCAGCCTTTAAAAGGAATAAATGGCCAGATTATATAGTTATGTTTTTAGCCTTGATTGGTGTTTCTATACCAAGTTTTGTTTTTGCAGCACTACTTCAATATATGTTTACAGTTAAATTTATGATATTGCCAACTACTGGTTGGGGTGGTGCAAAGTATACTATACTGCCTACTATAGCTTTAAGCTTAAGCCCTTTAGCTATATATGCAAGATATATGAGGAATGAGTGCTTGGATGTTTTAGGGCAAGATTATATATTGACAGCGAAAGCAAAGGGAATATCAAAGGTTTCTTTGGTTTGGAAACATATAATAAGAAATGCTATTCTTCCTAGTATAACTATACTAGGACCTCAAATAGCAAGTATATTAACAGGGTCCTTTGTTATTGAAAGTATATATGGCATACCAGGATTAGGAAGCTCTTTTGTAGGGGCTGTAAACAATATGGATTATTCTATGATTATGGGTCTTACTGTATTTATGGCTGCTCTTTATATATTCTCTTTATTAGTTGTAGATATATTATATGGAATTATAGATCCAAGAATTAGAATTACAAACTCAAAATAA
- a CDS encoding ABC transporter permease has translation MAEISKDKFEIVGIDKNASNEINRPNITYWQDAWRRLKQNKVAIGSLILLILIALMTIIGPYLTPYKYWVTDSNIVNMKPNSDHWFGTDMLGRDLFARVWKGGRVSIIIGILGTIIEMTVGVIYGGISGYFGGIVDDIMMRIVEILLSVPYLIVVIIISLILGKGVISLVIAMTITGWCGMARIIRGQILQIREQEYVLAAQALGARPSRIIKKHLLPNTMGILIVNITLDVPSFIFGEAFLSYIGLGIQSPNTSWGSLASAAQPNLMFYPYQLFFPALFISLTMLSFNLLGDGLRDALDPKMRQ, from the coding sequence ATGGCTGAAATAAGTAAAGATAAATTTGAAATAGTAGGAATAGATAAAAATGCATCTAATGAAATAAATAGACCTAATATAACTTACTGGCAGGATGCTTGGAGAAGACTAAAGCAAAATAAGGTAGCCATAGGGTCATTGATATTACTTATATTAATAGCTTTAATGACAATAATAGGACCTTATTTAACCCCATATAAATATTGGGTTACAGATTCTAATATTGTAAATATGAAACCTAATTCTGATCATTGGTTTGGAACAGATATGTTAGGTAGAGATCTATTTGCTAGAGTATGGAAGGGTGGAAGAGTTTCTATAATAATAGGAATTTTAGGAACTATTATAGAAATGACAGTTGGAGTTATATATGGTGGAATATCCGGTTATTTTGGTGGAATAGTTGATGATATAATGATGAGAATAGTGGAAATATTGCTAAGCGTTCCCTATTTAATAGTTGTTATTATAATTTCTCTTATATTGGGAAAAGGGGTTATATCTTTAGTAATAGCTATGACTATAACTGGTTGGTGTGGCATGGCGAGAATAATAAGAGGACAAATTCTACAAATAAGAGAGCAAGAGTATGTATTAGCAGCTCAAGCTTTAGGCGCTAGGCCTTCAAGAATAATAAAGAAACATTTGCTACCAAATACTATGGGTATATTAATTGTTAATATTACTTTAGATGTACCATCATTTATATTTGGAGAAGCTTTTTTAAGTTATATAGGACTAGGTATACAATCACCAAATACTAGTTGGGGTTCTTTAGCGTCAGCTGCACAGCCTAATTTAATGTTTTATCCTTATCAATTATTTTTCCCTGCCTTGTTTATAAGTTTGACTATGTTATCATTTAATTTATTAGGGGATGGATTAAGGGATGCCCTTGATCCTAAGATGCGTCAATAA
- a CDS encoding ABC transporter ATP-binding protein — protein sequence MERILEVRNLRVSYHTYAGEVQSVRNINFHLNKGETLAIVGESGCGKTVTAKAIMRLIQEPPGEIKEGSEIIFNDKNILAMKEQELRQLRGADISMIFQDPMTSLNPTMKVGKQIAESLIIHRGMNKSEAFKEAVNILQLVNIPNAEKRANQYPHEFSGGMRQRAMIAIALSCDPKVLIADEPTTALDVTIQAQIMDLIGDLQKKLNTAVIMITHDLGVVADTAHRIQVMYAGQIIERGITNEIFYESKHPYTWALLQSVPRLDTEHKGELYSLEGTPPDLIKPPKGCPFASRCEYCMKICKEQMPKVTKLTETHEVSCWLQHPMSPKVHSSFLSGGEK from the coding sequence ATGGAGAGAATATTAGAGGTAAGAAATTTAAGAGTTTCTTATCATACTTATGCAGGAGAAGTACAATCTGTTAGAAATATAAACTTTCATCTTAATAAAGGAGAAACCCTTGCTATAGTTGGAGAGTCAGGATGTGGAAAGACTGTGACAGCTAAGGCTATAATGAGATTAATACAAGAACCACCAGGAGAAATTAAAGAAGGATCAGAAATAATTTTTAATGATAAAAATATATTAGCTATGAAGGAACAGGAATTGAGACAGTTAAGAGGTGCTGATATAAGTATGATATTTCAAGATCCTATGACTTCTCTTAATCCTACAATGAAGGTTGGAAAACAAATAGCTGAAAGTTTAATTATTCATAGGGGAATGAATAAATCAGAAGCTTTTAAAGAGGCTGTTAATATATTGCAATTAGTCAATATACCTAATGCAGAAAAAAGAGCTAATCAATATCCACATGAATTTTCAGGGGGAATGAGACAAAGAGCTATGATAGCTATAGCTTTATCCTGTGATCCTAAAGTACTTATAGCAGATGAGCCTACTACAGCATTAGATGTTACTATTCAAGCTCAAATAATGGATCTTATAGGAGATTTGCAAAAAAAGTTAAATACAGCAGTTATAATGATAACTCACGATTTAGGAGTGGTTGCGGATACGGCTCATAGAATACAAGTTATGTATGCGGGACAAATTATAGAAAGAGGAATTACAAATGAAATATTTTATGAATCAAAGCATCCCTATACTTGGGCATTGCTTCAATCAGTACCAAGATTGGATACAGAGCATAAGGGAGAGCTTTACTCCTTAGAAGGAACACCTCCAGATTTGATTAAACCACCAAAAGGATGCCCATTTGCATCAAGATGTGAATATTGCATGAAAATATGTAAAGAACAGATGCCAAAAGTAACAAAGCTAACAGAAACTCACGAGGTTTCTTGCTGGTTACAGCATCCTATGTCACCTAAAGTTCATAGTTCTTTTTTATCTGGGGGTGAAAAATAA
- a CDS encoding ABC transporter ATP-binding protein translates to MENKNLIEVRNLKKHFKVGKNAILKAVDGVSFDIRKGETLGLVGESGCGKTTCGRTILGLYEATEGEVRFEGVNIHEFSKKEKREFTKEAQIIFQDPYASLNPRMTVADIIGEGIDIHEIYTGRERLDKIYELLSLVGLNKEHASRFPHEFSGGQRQRIGIARALAIEPKFIVCDEPISALDVSIQAQVVNLLIDLQNKLGLTYLFIAHDLSMVRHISDRVGVMYLGNVVELSNSQELYENPLHPYTKALLSAIPVPDPKVGKDRERIMLHGEVPSPINPKPGCKFVARCKYAKEICKKEKPELKEIGKDHFVACHLFD, encoded by the coding sequence ATGGAGAATAAAAACTTAATAGAGGTTAGGAATTTAAAAAAACATTTTAAAGTTGGAAAGAATGCCATTTTAAAAGCTGTAGATGGGGTAAGTTTTGATATAAGAAAAGGGGAAACTTTAGGACTTGTTGGGGAATCAGGCTGTGGTAAAACTACTTGTGGAAGAACTATATTAGGTTTATATGAAGCTACAGAGGGAGAAGTTAGATTTGAAGGTGTAAATATTCACGAGTTTAGTAAAAAAGAAAAGAGAGAGTTTACTAAAGAAGCACAAATAATTTTCCAAGATCCTTATGCTTCTTTAAATCCGAGGATGACAGTTGCGGATATAATAGGAGAAGGTATAGATATTCATGAGATTTATACGGGGAGAGAAAGGCTAGACAAAATATATGAACTGTTAAGTTTAGTTGGATTAAATAAAGAACATGCCTCTAGATTTCCACATGAATTTTCAGGTGGACAAAGACAGCGAATTGGAATAGCAAGAGCTTTAGCTATAGAGCCTAAGTTTATAGTATGTGATGAGCCTATATCAGCTTTAGATGTATCTATACAAGCACAGGTCGTAAATTTACTTATAGATCTTCAGAATAAATTGGGGCTTACTTATTTGTTTATAGCTCATGATCTTTCTATGGTAAGGCATATATCTGATAGAGTAGGGGTAATGTATCTGGGTAATGTGGTGGAGTTGTCTAATAGCCAAGAATTATATGAAAATCCACTTCATCCCTATACTAAAGCTTTATTATCTGCAATACCTGTTCCAGATCCTAAGGTAGGAAAAGATAGAGAAAGAATTATGCTTCATGGAGAAGTCCCAAGTCCTATAAATCCTAAGCCAGGATGTAAGTTTGTAGCAAGGTGTAAATATGCAAAGGAAATTTGCAAAAAAGAAAAACCAGAACTTAAAGAAATAGGAAAGGATCATTTTGTAGCTTGTCATTTATTCGATTAA
- a CDS encoding peptide ABC transporter substrate-binding protein, which translates to MKSKRLLAAVVSCTVIFSSLLVGCGSTKTTSNNISKSTPDKEQYLNVVLLKEPNTLDPSKVNDLYGYQVDNQVFEGLTRVEKDDKGNDVVKPAGAEKWDISEDGLKWTFHLRDYEWSDGKKVTAKDFEYGIKRTLDPKTAAETELLYPIKNAEKYNSGKAKADEVGIKAIDDKTLEITLESPCAYFLKTTYFRVMYPQRQDIVEKYGEKYGTEVDKMIFCGPFKLKEWVHGNKIELEKNDKYWDKDSVKLSKATMKIVEDDGSAMQELYNGGIDVARVNSGEWREKFDKAGKYDVEKVKGTFVKYEVFNHKNKLFSNAKVRKAFALAIDREDAGKVAFKTMGPAYGWVPTAVQIGDKNYREVAGEEPLKKLKEENKDPKKLLIEGLKELGMDPDPSKLTINYLQGMKGKGSKEVPEYFQAQYKKVLDVNMKIEALEWPVFMKKIKNSDFEISSLGWSLDYDDPMGSLGMWVKSSSNQIPNNYSNPKYDELVKKAAALSPKKNDERLELFKQAENVLLYEDAAVAPIADGNKDFYKHKYVKKIIIPSFGSELDLKYVYTEGRESK; encoded by the coding sequence ATGAAAAGCAAAAGACTATTGGCGGCAGTAGTATCTTGTACGGTGATATTTTCGTCATTGTTGGTGGGGTGTGGAAGCACAAAAACTACATCTAACAATATTAGTAAATCCACTCCAGACAAAGAACAATATTTGAATGTAGTTTTGTTAAAGGAACCGAATACTTTAGATCCATCAAAAGTAAACGATTTATATGGCTATCAAGTAGATAACCAAGTATTTGAAGGGTTAACTAGAGTAGAAAAAGATGATAAAGGAAATGATGTAGTAAAACCAGCAGGAGCAGAAAAATGGGATATTTCTGAAGATGGTCTTAAATGGACATTCCATTTAAGAGATTATGAATGGTCTGATGGTAAAAAAGTTACAGCTAAGGATTTTGAATATGGTATAAAAAGAACTTTAGACCCTAAAACTGCAGCAGAAACAGAACTTTTATATCCTATAAAAAATGCTGAAAAATATAATTCAGGGAAAGCAAAGGCTGATGAAGTAGGGATAAAAGCTATAGATGATAAGACTTTAGAAATAACATTAGAATCACCTTGTGCATATTTCCTAAAGACTACATATTTTAGAGTTATGTATCCTCAAAGGCAGGATATAGTTGAAAAATATGGTGAAAAATATGGAACAGAAGTAGATAAAATGATATTTTGTGGGCCATTTAAATTAAAAGAATGGGTCCATGGAAATAAAATAGAATTAGAAAAAAATGATAAATATTGGGATAAGGATTCTGTAAAGTTAAGCAAAGCCACTATGAAAATAGTAGAAGATGATGGTTCTGCTATGCAAGAACTATATAATGGAGGCATAGACGTAGCTAGAGTTAACTCTGGTGAATGGAGAGAAAAATTTGATAAAGCAGGGAAATATGATGTAGAAAAAGTTAAAGGTACTTTTGTTAAATATGAAGTATTTAACCATAAAAATAAATTATTTAGTAATGCTAAAGTAAGAAAAGCTTTTGCTTTAGCTATAGATAGAGAAGATGCTGGTAAGGTTGCATTTAAGACAATGGGACCAGCTTATGGATGGGTACCAACAGCAGTTCAAATAGGAGATAAAAACTATAGAGAAGTAGCAGGAGAAGAACCATTAAAAAAATTAAAAGAGGAAAATAAAGATCCAAAAAAATTATTAATAGAAGGATTGAAGGAGTTAGGAATGGATCCAGATCCAAGTAAGTTAACTATTAATTACTTACAAGGAATGAAGGGGAAGGGTTCAAAGGAAGTCCCAGAATATTTCCAAGCACAATATAAAAAGGTTCTTGACGTTAATATGAAGATAGAAGCGCTAGAATGGCCAGTATTTATGAAAAAAATTAAAAATAGTGATTTCGAAATATCAAGCTTAGGTTGGTCATTAGATTATGATGATCCTATGGGCAGTTTAGGAATGTGGGTGAAATCTTCAAGTAACCAAATTCCAAATAATTATTCAAATCCTAAATATGATGAATTAGTAAAAAAGGCTGCAGCATTGTCACCTAAGAAGAATGATGAAAGATTAGAATTATTTAAACAAGCAGAAAATGTATTATTATATGAAGATGCAGCGGTAGCACCAATAGCAGATGGAAATAAAGATTTTTATAAACATAAATATGTTAAAAAGATTATAATTCCTTCTTTTGGCTCTGAATTAGATTTAAAATATGTATATACAGAAGGAAGAGAAAGTAAATAA
- a CDS encoding small, acid-soluble spore protein, alpha/beta type, whose amino-acid sequence MTRTPLKKVIKSKIKANKELTKEEKLREKMKYEIAIELGLQDKVDELGWGGLTSEETGRIGGIMTKRKKELKLPKNEEILMMSEIKNSMQ is encoded by the coding sequence ATGACAAGGACTCCTTTAAAAAAAGTAATAAAATCTAAAATTAAAGCTAACAAGGAGCTTACTAAAGAAGAAAAATTAAGAGAAAAAATGAAGTACGAGATAGCAATAGAGCTTGGGCTACAAGATAAAGTAGACGAATTAGGGTGGGGAGGACTAACCTCAGAAGAAACAGGAAGAATAGGGGGTATAATGACTAAGAGAAAAAAAGAGCTTAAACTTCCTAAAAATGAAGAAATATTAATGATGAGTGAAATTAAAAATAGTATGCAATAG